The sequence below is a genomic window from Curtobacterium sp. MCPF17_002.
CATCGCGCGCACCCGCGCGACCACCCCCGCGGTCTTGCCCGTAGCGTGCACGTGGCCCTCGGTCTCGCTCGACTGGTCCACCGGGCCTCCGCTGATCTGGTCCACCAACCGGACCACTCGCGAGCCTAGCGTTGCCCGCATGCGCACCACGAGCCTCCCGTCCGACCCGTCGCTCACCGTCCGTCGCCTGCGCGACCGGCAGTCCCACGACCCCGCGGACCTGTCCGCGGTCCTCGCCGAGGCGATCGTCGCCCACGTCGGCTTCGTCCGCGGAGGCCACCCGATCGTCCTGCCCTTCCTCTGCGGCGTCGGCGACCTCGGTGCCGGTCCGGTCCTGCTGCTGCACGGCTCCACCGGTGGGGGACTGTTCCTCGACGCCGGCGCGGACGGGATCCCGGTGTCCGCGACCGTCACCCACGTCGACGGTCTCGTGTTCGCGCGCTCGACGTTCGACAGCTCGGCGAACTACCGGAGCGCGATGGTGGTCGGTCGAGCGGCCGTCGTCCCCGAGGAGCTCCGCACGGAGGCGCTGTGGCAGATCGCCGACCACCTCATGCCCGGCCGCCGCGACGAGGTGCGGGAGATGACCGCGAAGGAGGTCCGCGCCACCCAGGTCCTGCAGCTCCCGCTCGACCGTGCCAGCGTGAAGATCCGTGCGGCGGGCGTCGGCGAGGGCATCGACGACGGTGAGGACCACGGCGTCTGGGCGGGCGTCCTGCCGCTCGCGGTCCGGGCCGGGGCACCGATCGCGGGGGACGTCTCGGGGGACGCGCCGGTCGATGCCTCGGTGCGTGCGCTCGCGGCTCGCCTCGACGAACTGGCGGGCGGCCGGGAGGCGCGGATCGCCGCCGTCATGCGGCCGACGCCCGCCTGACGGCCGGGTCCAGGGCTGCGGGCGGGCTGCGAGGAGAGCCGCTCCCTGTGACGAACCGCAGGAACCGGGGGGCATCGCCCAGCCGGGAACAGGTTCGTGACCAATACGTTATCTTTCCGAGTCGCCTGATCACCTGCTCGGGTCAGCTCGTCCGACCCGGAAGGAACCATGGGACGCCACGCACTCCCCGCAGTACCCGACGCCGTCGTCGCTCCTGCTCCCACCCCCGTTGTTCCGGCTGCTGTTGCTCCGGCCGCTGTTGCACCCGCTCCTGTTGCGCCTGCCGCTCTTGCACCTGCTCCTGTTGCTCCGGCTCCTGTTGCTCCGGCCGAGCTGCGCCGTCCGCGTGGTCGTCGATCCGCGTTCGGTCCCGCCGTCGCACGGTCCACCTTCGTGGAGCACACCAAACCGGCCCGGACCGTCTCGCTCTCCCAGGCCCGACCCGTGGCCTCGACCGCCGTCGCCGGTACCGCCGTGCTGAGCCGGACGGCCACACTCCGCGCCGAGCGGGCCGTCGATCCCCGGCACGTCCGCCGCGCCGCCAACGCGAAGCGCGCCGCCGTCCTCCTCGCACCGGCCCTGGCCGTCACCTCGAGCCTGACCCTCGCGCTCCCGGCGAACGCCGCCACCCCGTCCACCGAGGCGCACCACGGCGTCACCACCTCCGAGCAGGCGCAGACGTACACCGTCGCCCGGGACGTCCAGGTCCCCGTGGTCTCCACCGACGGCATGACCACCACGACGACGATCGTGTCCTACCCGACCATCGTGACGAAGTTCGGCGTGAGCACGCAGCAGGCCGAGGACGCCATCTCGAAGGTCCTCTCCGCCGGCGGCGACCGGGCGACGATCGTGTCCACCGCGTTGCAGTACATGGGCGACCCGTACGTCGAGGGCGGCGCGAGCCACGAGGGCATCGACTGCTCCGGGCTCACGATGGTGGCGTACGCCGCCGTCGGCATCCCGCTCGTGCACTACGTCCCGACCCAGGACGCCGCCGCGACGACGATCCCGGAGTCCGAGGGTCAGCCCGGCGACCTCGTCGTGTACGACGACGAGGACCACGTCGGCATCTTCCTCGGCGACGGACTCGTGCTGCAGGCGCCGCACCCCGGCGACCCGGTCGACATCGTGCCGATGTACTCGGCGGCGCACCACTTCGCGCGGGTGCTGCCGGCGGGCAGCTGACGGGATCACGTATCCTGGAGTGATGGCCTCCGACACCCGCACCCCGTTCGAACAGCAGCAGTCTGCTCGGCCGCAGGTGCGTCCGCGCACCGAGGGCTGGAAACAGGCGACCGACACCGACGGCCGACCGCTCCTGCAGTTCGCGTCCCCGAAGCGGGGCAAGCCGCCGGTGCACCTCGCCGACCTGACGGCCGAGGAACGCGTCGCCCGCGTCAAGGAACTCGGCCTGCCGGGCTTCCGGGCCAAGCAGCTGTCCACGCACTACTTCACGCACTACACGTCCGACCCGGCGAAGATGACCGACCTGCCGGCCGCCCAGCGCGACGAACTCGTCGCCGGGATGCTGCCGCCGCTCCTCACCGAGACCCGGCGTCTCGCGACGGACAAGGGCGACACGATCAAGTTCCTCTGGAAGCTGCACGACGGCGCCCTGGTCGAGTCGGTGCTCATGCGCTACCCCGGCCGCATCACGTTGTGCGTGTCGTCGCAGGCGGGGTGCGGCATGAACTGTCCGTTCTGTGCCACCGGGCAGGCCGGGCTCACCCGGAACATGTCGACCGCCGAGATCATCGAGCAGATCGTCCGGGCCAACGCCGCGATCGCCGCCGGGGAGCTCGGCGGTGACCCGCGCAAGGGCGGAGCCGACCGCGTCGATGCCGAACGCGTCACGAACATCGTGTTCATGGGCATGGGGGAGCCGCTCGCGAACTACAAGCGGGTGATGGACGCCGTGCGGATCATGGTCGCGCCGCAGCCGGACGGCCTCGGCATGAGCGCTCGGGGCATCACGATCTCGACCGTGGGGCTGGTCCCCGCGATCAACAAGCTCGCCGACGAGGACATCCCCGTCACCTTCGCGCTCTCGCTGCACGCGCCCGACGACGAACTCCGCGACGAGCTCATCCCGGTGAACTCGAAGTGGAAGGCCGACGAAGCGATCGACGCGGCCCACAACTACTTCGTGAAGACCGGCCGTCGTGTTTCGATCGAGTACGCGCTCATCAAGGACATGAACGACCACGCCTGGCGTGCCGACCTGCTGGCGGAGAAGCTCAACAAGCGCGGCAAGGGCTGGGTGCACGTCAACCCGATCCCGCTCAATCCGACGCCCGGCTCGGTGTGGACCTCGTCCGAGGTGCACGTGCAGGACGAGTTCGTCCGCCGACTCAACGCCGCCGGCATCCCGACGACCCTCCGCGACACCCGCGGCAAGGAGAT
It includes:
- a CDS encoding C40 family peptidase, which codes for MEHTKPARTVSLSQARPVASTAVAGTAVLSRTATLRAERAVDPRHVRRAANAKRAAVLLAPALAVTSSLTLALPANAATPSTEAHHGVTTSEQAQTYTVARDVQVPVVSTDGMTTTTTIVSYPTIVTKFGVSTQQAEDAISKVLSAGGDRATIVSTALQYMGDPYVEGGASHEGIDCSGLTMVAYAAVGIPLVHYVPTQDAAATTIPESEGQPGDLVVYDDEDHVGIFLGDGLVLQAPHPGDPVDIVPMYSAAHHFARVLPAGS
- the rlmN gene encoding 23S rRNA (adenine(2503)-C(2))-methyltransferase RlmN — its product is MASDTRTPFEQQQSARPQVRPRTEGWKQATDTDGRPLLQFASPKRGKPPVHLADLTAEERVARVKELGLPGFRAKQLSTHYFTHYTSDPAKMTDLPAAQRDELVAGMLPPLLTETRRLATDKGDTIKFLWKLHDGALVESVLMRYPGRITLCVSSQAGCGMNCPFCATGQAGLTRNMSTAEIIEQIVRANAAIAAGELGGDPRKGGADRVDAERVTNIVFMGMGEPLANYKRVMDAVRIMVAPQPDGLGMSARGITISTVGLVPAINKLADEDIPVTFALSLHAPDDELRDELIPVNSKWKADEAIDAAHNYFVKTGRRVSIEYALIKDMNDHAWRADLLAEKLNKRGKGWVHVNPIPLNPTPGSVWTSSEVHVQDEFVRRLNAAGIPTTLRDTRGKEIDGACGQLAAAE
- a CDS encoding pyridoxamine 5'-phosphate oxidase family protein, translating into MRTTSLPSDPSLTVRRLRDRQSHDPADLSAVLAEAIVAHVGFVRGGHPIVLPFLCGVGDLGAGPVLLLHGSTGGGLFLDAGADGIPVSATVTHVDGLVFARSTFDSSANYRSAMVVGRAAVVPEELRTEALWQIADHLMPGRRDEVREMTAKEVRATQVLQLPLDRASVKIRAAGVGEGIDDGEDHGVWAGVLPLAVRAGAPIAGDVSGDAPVDASVRALAARLDELAGGREARIAAVMRPTPA